In Aspergillus nidulans FGSC A4 chromosome II, a single window of DNA contains:
- a CDS encoding uncharacterized protein (transcript_id=CADANIAT00004220), whose product MSPYTTGVNRPGPAVSESVLVNSSSCWDDSRVGSERGKEAALAQKILDIVPTRCYSSLQPTTLGSCLGSPGTLEPKKWLAYWDPLEPIFPMREGSEAVFKPPQSGDGLEFVLKMRAPTLFPLRSLFEIQ is encoded by the exons ATGTCGCCATATACTACGGGAGT GAACCGACCAGGACCAGCGGTCTCAGAGAGTGTTCTGGTCAATTCTTCATCTTGCTGGGATGATAGCAGGGTCGGGTCGGAGCGTGGGAAAGAGGCCGCCCTTGCCCAGAAGATCCTGGACATTGTTCCAACCAGATGTTACTCAAGTCTGCAGCCCACAACATTGGGGTCATGTCTGGGCAGCCCTGGAACCCTTGAGCCCAAAAAGTGGCTCGCCTATTGGGACCCTCTCGAGCCTATCTTTCCTATGCGTGAGGGTTCAGAGGCCGTCTTCAAGCCGCCTCAGTCTGGCGATGGGTTGGAGTTCGTCTTGAAAATGCGGGCACCCacccttttccctcttcGCAGCTTGTTTGAGATACAGTGA